A window of the Schlesneria paludicola DSM 18645 genome harbors these coding sequences:
- a CDS encoding DUF1553 domain-containing protein: MAICFSESTCKPKNRNVHQARSLEPRGRWLPARCQPLRGWKARLWVLATMLNLVTLLAGESSVIAADQPIEFNRDIRPILSDNCFSCHGPDEKSRQAELRLDVSDAARSKLPSDNTGIVPGKSAESEIIRRVSSHDPSLVMPPPESGKKLTEAQVDLLRRWIDEGATYQRHWSLISPRRPPLDLSGIVNASSPIDVLVQQRLLSEGLSPSVPADRERLIRRVTLDLTGAPPSIDDVDQFVADESPDAYERVVDRLMASPAYGERLTLDWLDAARFADTHGFNNDTTRSMWRWRDWVIEAFNSGMPFDQFVTEQLAGDLLPNPTLDQLIATGFNRNHVINSEGGIIPEEYRVEYVADRVHTTATIFLGMSMGCARCHDHKFDPISQRDFFQFFAFFNQLDEKGEDGRKGNAEPMINAPTREQSARLDGLSREIAGRDAAIEQRISAASTSRAEWESQLRAMVQHPLDVAPPLLQLSMNSGNATEIVDRANPTRKGTIVGPAEWVPGKFEQALKFDGQTHVEFGDLASFERTDTFSCGAWVNLETKDAATVIARMDELAAFRGFDLQFAGGKLTSHLIHHWPDNALYVVTKADVPLKQWTHVCVTYDGSSKAEGLKLYIDGQVQDVTLPNNNLTESTVTSKTLRIGRRTEGVPFKGAIDEVRVYSRAIAPEEVIAWFRDDGIADLLDRPAEQRSAEQQQAISRSYLKQTSPEFQQIVEQRNQLEAQRVATTKALPSAMVMREMSTPRQTFVLQRGQYDAPAEEVRADVPSSLPPFPPGAPRNRLGLAQWMLAPDHPLTGRVAVNRSWALFFGNGLVETVEDFGSQGQWPSHMELLDWLATEFSGVGASDSPRRWDLKRLHRLMVTSATYCQSARTTPELNERDPANKLLARGPRFRLQAEMIRDNALSLAGLLSDRVGGASVSPYQPAGLWDDVAVGADYEGTVYKQDQGEGLYRRSMYTFWKRTCPPPGLNTFDAPEREFCLARRSRTNTPLQALVLLNDPTYVEAARKLAERTLTVGGSAEESRLAYAFRLCLSRAPSAAETAVLLRNYRQRLAQFRKDATSAKSLISIGESSRDPSLNEAELAAWTSVMSLLLNLDELITRG; the protein is encoded by the coding sequence ATGGCGATTTGTTTCTCAGAGTCGACGTGTAAGCCGAAAAATCGAAACGTCCATCAAGCCCGTTCCTTGGAACCTCGTGGCCGCTGGCTGCCAGCGCGATGTCAGCCGTTACGCGGGTGGAAGGCTCGTCTCTGGGTTCTGGCGACAATGCTGAATCTCGTCACGTTGCTTGCTGGCGAAAGCAGTGTGATTGCGGCTGATCAGCCGATTGAATTCAACCGCGACATTCGCCCGATTCTGTCGGACAATTGTTTCTCGTGTCACGGGCCAGACGAGAAATCGCGTCAGGCGGAATTGCGTCTGGACGTTTCTGACGCCGCACGCAGCAAATTGCCGTCTGACAATACGGGCATTGTTCCCGGGAAGTCTGCCGAGAGTGAAATCATTCGACGTGTGTCGTCACATGATCCAAGTCTCGTGATGCCACCACCCGAAAGTGGTAAGAAACTGACGGAGGCGCAGGTTGACCTATTGCGCCGCTGGATTGACGAAGGGGCCACCTATCAACGTCACTGGTCTTTGATTTCACCCCGTCGCCCACCGCTGGACCTGTCGGGAATTGTGAATGCCAGCAGTCCAATCGATGTCCTTGTGCAACAGCGGCTCTTGTCCGAAGGGTTGTCACCTTCGGTACCTGCTGATCGGGAACGATTAATTCGCCGGGTGACGTTGGATTTGACCGGCGCACCGCCTTCAATCGACGACGTGGATCAGTTTGTGGCTGACGAGTCGCCCGACGCGTATGAACGAGTTGTCGATCGCTTGATGGCGTCGCCAGCGTACGGTGAACGCCTGACTCTGGATTGGCTCGACGCCGCCCGCTTTGCCGATACGCACGGGTTTAACAACGATACCACCCGCTCGATGTGGCGCTGGCGTGACTGGGTGATCGAGGCCTTCAATTCCGGCATGCCATTCGATCAATTTGTGACAGAACAACTCGCAGGCGATTTGCTTCCCAATCCAACGCTCGATCAGTTGATCGCCACGGGATTTAATCGCAATCACGTGATCAATTCCGAAGGAGGCATCATCCCGGAGGAATATCGGGTTGAGTACGTTGCCGATCGCGTTCATACAACGGCAACCATTTTTCTCGGCATGTCGATGGGCTGTGCCCGCTGTCACGACCACAAGTTTGACCCGATTTCGCAGCGTGATTTCTTTCAGTTTTTTGCGTTCTTCAATCAACTGGATGAAAAGGGCGAGGACGGTCGCAAGGGCAATGCAGAGCCAATGATCAATGCCCCGACGCGCGAACAATCCGCGCGACTGGATGGGCTCTCGCGCGAGATTGCCGGACGTGATGCCGCAATCGAACAGCGAATTTCTGCTGCGAGCACGTCACGCGCCGAATGGGAGTCACAGTTGCGTGCGATGGTTCAGCATCCCTTGGATGTCGCGCCACCGTTGTTGCAGTTGTCGATGAACTCCGGGAATGCGACCGAAATTGTCGACCGCGCAAATCCCACGCGAAAAGGGACGATCGTGGGGCCTGCGGAGTGGGTTCCGGGAAAATTTGAGCAAGCTCTGAAATTCGATGGTCAAACCCATGTGGAATTCGGAGACCTGGCATCGTTTGAACGTACCGATACGTTTTCCTGTGGGGCCTGGGTGAATCTAGAAACGAAAGACGCCGCCACGGTCATTGCACGCATGGACGAGTTGGCCGCATTTCGGGGATTCGATCTGCAATTCGCAGGTGGCAAACTGACGTCGCATCTTATTCATCATTGGCCCGACAATGCGCTGTATGTGGTGACAAAAGCCGATGTGCCCCTCAAGCAATGGACGCATGTCTGCGTCACCTATGACGGTTCGTCAAAAGCGGAAGGACTGAAACTGTATATTGACGGACAGGTACAAGACGTCACATTGCCGAATAACAATCTGACTGAGTCGACTGTCACCAGCAAGACTCTCAGAATCGGACGACGAACTGAAGGGGTTCCGTTCAAGGGGGCCATTGATGAAGTTCGCGTTTACAGCCGAGCCATTGCGCCTGAAGAAGTCATCGCGTGGTTCCGTGATGACGGAATTGCGGACCTTTTGGATCGTCCTGCCGAACAGCGATCGGCAGAACAGCAGCAGGCCATTTCGAGGTCTTACCTCAAGCAAACGAGCCCTGAATTTCAGCAAATCGTCGAGCAGCGAAATCAGCTTGAAGCACAACGCGTCGCGACGACGAAGGCATTGCCTTCCGCGATGGTGATGCGAGAAATGTCGACACCACGCCAGACATTCGTGCTGCAACGCGGACAGTACGACGCGCCCGCCGAAGAAGTTCGGGCCGATGTGCCCTCAAGTCTGCCTCCCTTCCCCCCCGGTGCTCCGCGCAACCGTCTCGGGTTGGCGCAGTGGATGTTGGCGCCTGATCATCCGCTGACGGGGCGCGTGGCCGTAAATCGCAGTTGGGCCCTGTTTTTTGGCAATGGTCTCGTCGAGACGGTGGAAGATTTTGGTTCGCAGGGCCAATGGCCCAGTCACATGGAATTGTTGGACTGGCTGGCGACCGAGTTTTCCGGAGTGGGGGCATCGGATTCACCCCGCCGCTGGGATCTCAAACGGCTCCACCGGCTCATGGTCACGTCTGCGACGTATTGCCAATCAGCGCGCACGACGCCTGAATTGAACGAACGTGATCCCGCCAACAAACTCTTGGCGCGAGGGCCACGTTTTCGACTTCAAGCCGAGATGATTCGCGACAATGCGCTGTCGCTCGCAGGATTGCTGAGCGATCGCGTAGGAGGGGCCAGTGTGTCACCCTATCAACCGGCTGGATTGTGGGATGATGTGGCGGTCGGCGCCGACTACGAAGGAACCGTTTATAAGCAGGATCAGGGAGAAGGCCTCTATCGTCGCAGCATGTATACTTTCTGGAAGCGGACCTGTCCGCCGCCGGGACTCAACACATTCGATGCACCCGAACGAGAGTTCTGTCTCGCACGCCGTTCACGTACGAACACACCGCTTCAGGCACTGGTGCTATTGAATGATCCGACCTATGTCGAAGCGGCACGAAAGCTGGCCGAAAGGACGCTGACTGTCGGTGGTTCTGCGGAGGAATCGCGGCTGGCGTATGCATTTCGCTTGTGCCTGTCGCGTGCGCCTTCCGCGGCCGAAACGGCAGTGTTGCTGCGAAATTATCGGCAACGCCTGGCGCAGTTCCGAAAGGATGCCACTTCGGCGAAGTCGCTAATTTCCATCGGTGAGTCATCACGAGATCCGTCACTCAACGAGGCGGAACTCGCCGCGTGGACGTCGGTGATGAGTCTGCTGCTGAATCTGGACGAGTTGATTACCCGCGGGTAA
- a CDS encoding bifunctional serine/threonine-protein kinase/formylglycine-generating enzyme family protein, whose translation MSDDALALEDIQDLVGRVLDGRYVLEKFIDRGGYGAVYKGMDRRLGQAVAIKVGLSSREFIKEARLAAEVKHDNIVQVSDCGSDKGLAYLVMEYLHGEDLGKVFTRQGRRLTLGQLQKLVREVGDALAYAHSCKLIHRDLKPQNIILRQHVSRTGTTTGSDRFVLLDFGIASKTDSDGTQRNRTQDGAGTVEYMAPELLGKDPKSTEQSDIYAFGVILYQMMLGRVPFPQTDSSHLAFAECLNAISNVPPPPFRQVDANQKYPAAVEALVMQCLDKVPTHRPKSMAEVRQRFLAIYDAKPMVDLDAKSASRDRYETIRPDDFADTASDVESVTSRPRRDLSQKPSSAWNWLFVSMLLLGGGGAWLTLRPFVPSHTGNVLLTDTAGNTIDEGAPIRLVAGTSAKFTFAINDLPKGDFVEFESQSVPGLVELKMENGPFPATSRYVTVTAPRLNSRTTDPLSIILRASTNQGAVTFERSIQLTVESPTPWLPEGLKKLGFRVADDSWLCDVKVDEQVCASILSREIDGKEVRFRLVPAKKLNDGGSNSRLVDTFYIMENVVTNRLFKAFARSNPNFERETRVDGQRAWESETSADTPVTNIDALEAQGFAIWLTGDCQCGTLPSAAEWELAAGYWDFRMLDRKSTEAIWKKIPGTEIDAKIASGPSLGAIRQPDGTVLERRSPYGCEYNSFYVRLRPEDPDETEVWPTELTRTFTDSGVGDLHKLCLKGVPNSVDSVLKSDLKLVTRGSGFQVEAREISWLNEQSQPKSVEDLSIDSDPVDPWPDKRKYSIFPDLGFRVVILTATGGPH comes from the coding sequence ATGTCGGATGATGCGCTAGCACTCGAAGATATCCAGGACCTCGTAGGTCGTGTTCTGGACGGTCGTTACGTTCTCGAGAAGTTTATTGACCGGGGTGGCTACGGCGCTGTCTACAAAGGAATGGATCGACGGCTTGGACAGGCCGTTGCCATCAAGGTGGGGCTCTCGTCGCGCGAGTTCATCAAAGAGGCCAGGCTGGCCGCCGAGGTTAAGCACGACAACATCGTGCAGGTCAGTGATTGTGGCAGCGACAAAGGTCTGGCGTATCTCGTGATGGAGTACCTTCACGGGGAAGACTTGGGCAAAGTTTTCACGCGTCAGGGGCGGCGGCTAACACTGGGGCAACTCCAAAAGTTGGTGAGAGAAGTCGGCGACGCACTCGCGTATGCCCATTCCTGCAAATTGATTCACCGCGACCTGAAGCCGCAAAACATCATCCTTCGGCAGCATGTCAGCCGGACGGGAACGACGACAGGCAGTGATCGATTCGTATTGCTGGATTTTGGAATTGCGTCCAAAACGGATTCCGATGGGACTCAACGAAATCGAACGCAGGACGGGGCTGGAACCGTTGAATACATGGCGCCGGAACTCTTGGGAAAAGATCCCAAGTCGACCGAGCAGTCAGATATCTACGCGTTCGGGGTCATCCTTTATCAAATGATGCTGGGGCGCGTGCCGTTTCCTCAGACCGATTCATCGCATCTAGCGTTCGCCGAATGCTTGAACGCGATCAGCAACGTGCCGCCACCGCCATTTCGCCAAGTCGACGCCAATCAAAAATATCCCGCGGCGGTTGAAGCGTTGGTCATGCAATGCCTGGACAAGGTTCCCACGCACCGGCCGAAATCAATGGCCGAAGTGCGGCAACGATTCCTTGCGATTTACGACGCCAAGCCAATGGTCGATTTGGATGCGAAATCAGCGTCTCGCGATCGTTATGAAACGATTCGCCCCGATGATTTCGCGGATACGGCCAGTGATGTGGAATCGGTGACGAGCCGTCCACGGCGGGACCTGTCTCAAAAGCCGTCGTCGGCCTGGAATTGGCTCTTCGTGTCGATGTTGTTGCTTGGCGGCGGCGGCGCTTGGCTCACTTTGCGTCCGTTTGTTCCGAGTCATACTGGCAACGTGCTATTAACGGACACGGCAGGAAATACGATTGATGAGGGAGCACCAATTCGGCTTGTTGCTGGGACAAGTGCGAAGTTCACGTTTGCCATCAACGATTTGCCGAAAGGAGACTTTGTCGAATTTGAGTCGCAGTCAGTTCCCGGTCTTGTGGAACTCAAAATGGAGAACGGTCCCTTTCCAGCGACATCACGTTATGTGACCGTCACCGCTCCCAGGCTCAATTCTCGCACAACGGATCCCCTGTCGATAATTCTTCGCGCATCAACAAACCAGGGGGCCGTAACATTTGAGCGATCGATTCAGTTGACGGTTGAAAGTCCGACACCCTGGTTGCCCGAGGGACTGAAGAAGCTGGGGTTTCGCGTTGCCGACGATTCCTGGTTGTGCGACGTTAAAGTGGATGAACAAGTTTGCGCGTCGATTCTTTCTCGAGAAATTGATGGAAAAGAGGTGCGTTTTCGGCTGGTTCCGGCGAAGAAGCTCAACGATGGCGGCAGCAATTCGCGACTCGTCGACACGTTCTACATCATGGAAAATGTTGTCACGAACAGGTTATTCAAGGCGTTCGCCAGATCGAACCCGAACTTCGAGCGTGAAACGCGAGTCGATGGTCAGCGCGCATGGGAATCGGAGACGTCCGCCGATACTCCAGTGACCAACATCGATGCTCTCGAAGCGCAAGGGTTTGCGATCTGGCTCACCGGCGACTGTCAATGCGGAACCTTGCCATCGGCAGCGGAGTGGGAGTTGGCGGCAGGCTATTGGGATTTTCGCATGCTCGACAGGAAATCGACGGAAGCGATCTGGAAAAAAATTCCTGGGACCGAAATCGATGCGAAGATCGCATCTGGACCCTCACTTGGTGCAATTCGGCAGCCTGATGGAACGGTTTTGGAAAGACGTTCGCCCTATGGGTGTGAATACAACAGTTTCTACGTTCGCCTTCGTCCCGAAGACCCCGATGAAACTGAGGTTTGGCCCACGGAACTGACCCGGACATTTACCGATTCGGGAGTTGGTGATCTGCACAAGCTTTGTCTGAAAGGAGTGCCGAATTCCGTCGATTCCGTTCTCAAATCAGATCTCAAATTGGTCACACGCGGTTCTGGCTTTCAAGTTGAAGCTCGCGAAATCAGTTGGCTCAACGAGCAATCACAACCCAAAAGTGTCGAGGACTTGAGCATCGATTCTGATCCTGTTGATCCCTGGCCCGACAAACGGAAATACTCCATTTTTCCGGATTTGGGCTTTCGAGTCGTCATTCTCACAGCGACCGGCGGGCCGCACTAA
- a CDS encoding beta strand repeat-containing protein produces the protein MLLMNWLGEVCQGRLRVRPRRCRRSIPSAQAIVQVESLEQRRMLAADLSAAVVGTVLTVTEANTSLGADNNVTLKYVPAAIPGTFDLHLIGAGGTTINGVTDFNVTTAYLGPFTSISIDTGGGSDKITLDSTSQDFAFPLGIALVGGTGDDTYAFSMNSGLGAVSIADPSGNDTLDFSSSTTALAVNLGITSAQAVNANLNLTLASGASIENVIGGLGNDKFTGNTLDNTFTSGGGTDTYYFNTSSQLGADTIVDSTGKGTIDFTGSTPGVALNLGLVAQQIVNPNLKLTLSSATGIQNVIGGLGNDKLTGNTLDNTFTSGGGAGTYYFNTSSQLGADTIVDSTGKGTIDFTGSTPGVALNLGLVAQQIVNPNLKLTLSSATGIQNVIGGLGNDKLTGNTLNNTFTSGGGADTYYFNTSSQLGADTIIDGTTKGTIDFTGSTPGVTLNLGSTAQQNVNSNLKLTLSSATGIQNVIGGAGNDKFTGNTLDNTFTSGGGADTYYFNTSSQLGADTIVDNTGKGTIDFTGSTPAVTVNLGSTAQQNINSNLKLTLTSATGIQNVVGGLGNDKLTGNTLDNTFTSGGGADTYNFNTSSQLGADTIVDSTGKGTIDFTGSTPGVALNLGSVAQQIVNPNLKLTLSSATGIQNVIGGLGNDKLTGNTLDNTFTSGGGADTYYFKTSSQLGADTIIDSTGKGTIDFTGSTPGVTLNLGSTAQQNVNSNLKLTLSSATGIQNVIGGLGNDKFTGNALDNTFTNGGGIDTYYFNTSSQLGADTIIDSTGRGTVDFTGSTPAVTVNLGSTAQQNVNSNLKLTLSSATGIQNVIGGLGNDKFTGNALDNTFTNG, from the coding sequence ATGCTGCTGATGAATTGGCTCGGTGAAGTGTGTCAGGGTCGATTGCGAGTCCGTCCACGTCGCTGCCGTCGCTCGATCCCGTCAGCGCAAGCGATCGTCCAAGTTGAATCACTGGAACAACGGCGGATGTTGGCGGCAGACTTGAGTGCCGCAGTTGTCGGTACAGTCTTAACTGTGACTGAAGCGAATACGAGCCTTGGTGCGGACAATAATGTCACACTCAAATATGTCCCCGCAGCCATCCCAGGAACGTTTGATTTGCATCTGATTGGTGCGGGCGGAACGACGATTAATGGGGTCACGGATTTTAATGTCACGACGGCGTATCTCGGCCCATTTACGTCCATTAGCATTGATACCGGCGGAGGCAGCGACAAGATCACACTGGACTCGACGAGTCAGGACTTCGCCTTCCCTCTCGGAATCGCACTCGTCGGTGGCACGGGCGATGACACCTATGCCTTCAGTATGAATTCCGGACTTGGCGCGGTCTCAATTGCGGATCCAAGTGGTAACGATACGTTGGATTTTTCATCGAGCACAACCGCCTTGGCCGTGAACCTCGGCATCACTTCCGCACAGGCCGTCAACGCGAATCTGAACTTGACCCTCGCGTCTGGTGCGTCAATTGAGAATGTCATCGGTGGATTGGGGAACGACAAATTCACCGGCAACACGCTCGACAACACCTTTACCAGCGGCGGCGGAACGGATACCTACTACTTCAATACCTCCTCGCAACTCGGCGCGGACACCATCGTTGACAGCACCGGCAAGGGAACGATCGACTTCACCGGAAGTACACCCGGTGTCGCATTGAACCTGGGTTTGGTCGCACAACAGATCGTCAATCCGAACTTGAAACTGACGCTCTCGTCCGCCACCGGCATCCAGAATGTCATCGGCGGACTTGGAAACGACAAGCTGACCGGCAACACGCTCGACAACACTTTTACCAGTGGCGGCGGGGCTGGTACCTACTACTTCAATACCTCCTCGCAACTCGGCGCGGACACCATCGTTGACAGCACCGGCAAGGGAACGATCGACTTCACCGGAAGTACACCCGGTGTCGCATTGAACCTGGGTTTGGTCGCACAACAGATCGTCAATCCGAACTTGAAACTGACGCTCTCGTCCGCCACCGGCATCCAGAATGTCATCGGCGGACTTGGAAACGACAAGCTGACCGGCAACACGCTCAACAACACCTTCACCAGCGGCGGTGGGGCTGATACCTATTATTTCAACACCTCATCGCAGCTCGGTGCAGACACTATCATCGACGGCACCACCAAGGGAACGATCGACTTTACCGGAAGCACGCCTGGGGTCACCCTGAACCTGGGATCGACGGCCCAGCAGAACGTCAATTCAAATTTGAAACTGACGCTCTCATCCGCCACCGGAATTCAGAATGTCATCGGCGGAGCGGGGAACGACAAGTTCACAGGCAACACGCTCGACAACACCTTCACCAGCGGCGGCGGGGCCGACACCTACTATTTCAACACCTCTTCGCAACTTGGTGCAGATACCATCGTTGACAATACCGGCAAGGGAACGATCGACTTCACCGGAAGTACGCCTGCGGTCACAGTGAATCTGGGATCGACGGCCCAGCAGAACATCAATTCAAATTTGAAATTGACGCTTACGTCCGCCACCGGAATCCAGAACGTCGTTGGCGGGCTCGGAAACGACAAGCTGACCGGCAACACGCTCGACAACACTTTTACCAGTGGCGGCGGGGCTGATACCTACAACTTCAATACCTCCTCGCAGCTCGGTGCAGACACGATCGTTGACAGCACCGGCAAGGGAACGATCGACTTCACCGGAAGTACACCCGGTGTCGCATTGAACCTGGGTTCGGTCGCACAACAGATCGTCAATCCGAACTTGAAACTGACGCTCTCGTCGGCGACCGGAATCCAGAATGTCATCGGCGGACTCGGAAATGACAAGCTGACCGGCAACACGCTCGACAATACCTTTACCAGTGGCGGCGGGGCCGATACCTACTATTTCAAGACCTCCTCCCAGCTCGGTGCAGACACCATCATCGATAGTACCGGCAAAGGAACGATCGACTTTACCGGAAGCACGCCTGGGGTCACCCTGAACCTGGGATCGACGGCCCAGCAGAACGTCAATTCAAATTTAAAACTGACGCTCTCGTCGGCCACCGGCATCCAGAATGTCATCGGCGGACTCGGAAACGACAAGTTCACCGGTAACGCACTCGATAATACCTTCACCAACGGTGGAGGGATTGATACTTACTACTTCAATACCTCTTCGCAGCTCGGTGCGGACACCATCATCGACAGCACCGGTAGGGGGACCGTCGACTTCACCGGAAGCACGCCTGCGGTCACCGTGAATCTGGGATCGACGGCCCAGCAGAACGTCAATTCAAATTTAAAACTGACGCTCTCGTCGGCCACCGGCATCCAGAATGTCATCGGCGGACTCGGAAACGACAAGTTCACCGGTAACGCACTCGATAATACCTTCACCAACGGTG